A stretch of the Streptomyces ortus genome encodes the following:
- a CDS encoding endo alpha-1,4 polygalactosaminidase: MPHTHRVRSRKLAVVAASLTCAVVGGLLVSSSANAAPAVELPPVNASFDYQIGQAYTPAAGVGVVSRDHTASPAAGLYNICYVNAFQAQPGAESQWGDLLLKDAAGKVVYDPDWDEAFLDIRTADKRRQVAAKVNAWIDTCADKGFDAVEPDNLDSFTRTNLISESNAKAFVKLLADHAHDKGLAIGQKNTPQLSTSRSATGLDFAVAEECGEWKECGDYTEGFNDHVIVIEYKQKYFDETCAQWGGRLSVVLRDVLVTAPGSSGYVRKAC, translated from the coding sequence ATGCCCCACACCCATCGCGTGCGGTCCCGCAAGCTTGCCGTCGTGGCAGCGTCCCTGACGTGTGCCGTCGTCGGCGGCCTGCTCGTCTCCTCCAGCGCGAACGCCGCCCCGGCGGTGGAACTGCCGCCGGTCAACGCGTCCTTCGACTACCAGATCGGCCAGGCCTACACCCCCGCCGCCGGCGTCGGGGTGGTCTCCCGCGACCACACCGCCTCCCCCGCGGCCGGCCTGTACAACATCTGTTACGTCAACGCCTTCCAGGCCCAGCCGGGAGCCGAGAGCCAGTGGGGCGACCTGCTGCTGAAGGACGCCGCCGGAAAGGTCGTCTACGACCCGGACTGGGACGAGGCCTTCCTCGACATCCGCACCGCCGACAAGCGCCGGCAGGTCGCCGCGAAGGTCAACGCCTGGATCGACACCTGTGCCGACAAGGGCTTCGACGCGGTCGAGCCCGACAACCTCGACTCCTTCACCCGGACCAACCTGATCAGCGAGAGCAACGCCAAGGCGTTCGTCAAACTGCTCGCGGACCACGCCCACGACAAGGGCCTGGCCATCGGCCAGAAGAACACCCCCCAACTCTCCACCTCGCGCTCCGCGACCGGACTGGACTTCGCCGTCGCCGAGGAGTGCGGCGAGTGGAAGGAGTGCGGCGACTACACCGAGGGCTTCAACGACCACGTCATCGTGATCGAGTACAAGCAGAAGTACTTCGACGAGACGTGCGCCCAGTGGGGCGGTCGCCTCAGCGTCGTCCTGCGTGATGTGCTCGTCACCGCCCCCGGCAGCAGCGGATACGTGCGCAAGGCCTGCTGA
- a CDS encoding ROK family transcriptional regulator, translated as MKAGPSQEEIRRHNLGTLLRHVHIGGSMSRAVLAERMGLNRSTILGLVSELGSAGLVREELPRETGRAGRPSLVVRPESDRVYVLGFDVGVDRLAAARIGLGGVFLDRREISVLPGPRHAGKVAEILAGAALDMVGAAGHGTYCVGVAAAVRGMVRRPDGFVRAAPHLGWEDEEFGEDLMRLLGLGLPVSVGNEASLGALAEHLRGAGAGCQDLVYLHGDIGIGGGVISGGQLLAGDQGYGGEIGHMVVNPRGGRPCGCGALGCLEAEAGERALLEAAQRDPSATGREAVHAVVEAADRGDIAARAALHDIGDWLGIGVANLVNVLNPRTVVFGGTLREVYLGSAAQIRSRINRIALRASRENLRLRVGELGADAVLIGAAELAFCEILDGPLETLARAGA; from the coding sequence ATGAAAGCCGGTCCCTCGCAGGAGGAGATCCGCCGGCACAACCTCGGCACCCTGCTCCGTCATGTGCACATCGGCGGATCCATGTCCCGTGCCGTGCTGGCCGAGCGCATGGGGCTCAACCGCAGCACCATCCTGGGTCTGGTGAGCGAGCTGGGCTCGGCCGGCCTGGTCCGCGAGGAACTGCCCCGTGAGACCGGCCGGGCGGGCCGGCCGTCCCTGGTCGTACGGCCCGAGTCCGACCGCGTGTACGTCCTCGGCTTCGACGTGGGAGTGGACCGGCTGGCCGCCGCCCGTATCGGCCTGGGCGGGGTCTTCCTCGACCGCAGGGAGATCTCGGTGCTTCCCGGGCCCCGGCACGCGGGCAAGGTGGCCGAGATCCTGGCCGGCGCCGCGCTGGACATGGTGGGTGCGGCAGGGCACGGCACCTACTGCGTCGGTGTGGCCGCCGCTGTCCGCGGGATGGTGCGCCGACCCGACGGTTTCGTCCGTGCCGCCCCCCATCTCGGCTGGGAGGACGAGGAGTTCGGCGAGGACCTCATGCGTCTGCTGGGCCTCGGCCTGCCCGTCTCGGTGGGCAACGAGGCCAGCCTCGGCGCGCTCGCGGAACACCTGCGCGGAGCCGGGGCGGGCTGCCAGGACCTCGTGTACCTGCACGGCGACATCGGCATCGGCGGCGGTGTCATCAGCGGCGGCCAGTTGCTGGCCGGCGACCAGGGATACGGCGGCGAGATCGGGCACATGGTCGTCAACCCGCGGGGCGGCAGACCCTGCGGCTGCGGGGCGCTCGGCTGCCTCGAAGCGGAGGCGGGCGAGCGGGCCCTGCTGGAGGCCGCGCAGCGCGATCCGTCGGCGACCGGCCGGGAGGCCGTGCACGCCGTCGTCGAGGCGGCGGACCGGGGCGACATCGCGGCGCGTGCCGCCCTGCACGACATCGGTGACTGGCTCGGCATCGGCGTGGCCAACCTGGTCAATGTGCTCAACCCGCGCACGGTCGTCTTCGGCGGGACGCTCCGCGAGGTGTACCTCGGCTCGGCCGCCCAGATCCGCAGCCGTATCAACCGCATCGCCCTGCGGGCCTCCCGCGAGAACCTGCGGCTGCGCGTGGGGGAACTGGGCGCCGACGCGGTGCTCATCGGAGCCGCCGAACTCGCCTTCTGCGAGATCCTGGACGGCCCCCTGGAGACCCTGGCCCGCGCCGGCGCATAG